A region of the Clostridiales bacterium genome:
TGGAAGCAATGCCAAGTGGAAGGAAATTTACGGCAAATGTGCATCCATAAGCAAAGCAATGGATGAAAATAGAAGCGAAAGAACAGCGGCTGCAAATAAAATAGGTTCCTACTTCGGATGGGAAAACATGGATACTGATTTAAGCCAGCTTGACAGTTTAAGGATGACTGTATATTTTATAGGCACGATAAATGCAAGATATATAGATGAATTAAAGACCGAAGTAAGCACTGCATCCGATGATGCCATTGTAATAGAGGTATCCTCAAGACAGAAAAAAATAAATTTATTTGTGCTGGCGCATAAAGATGAAACAGGGAAAATATCTGAGATTTTGAAAAAGTACGGTTTTGCCAAAACAGGTATAGATCTTGATATGGCGCCGAAAGAAAAAATAGAATACTTGGAAAGCAGGGTAAAAGAGCTCGACAGGCAATATGAAGATCTTGCAGGCCAGGCTTTTGACTTGGCTTCCAATCTCAAGGATATGGAAAAGGTTTATGATTTTATGGCATCCAAGCTTGAAAAAGAGAAGACTATATCCAAACTTGCAAGGACCAGGGAAACATTTGTCCTTGAAGGATGGGTTCCCGGGTGCAAAGCGGATAGAATAAAAAGTATACTAAAGCATAAATATCCCGATGCGCTTGTAATTTTGGAGGAACCTGCAGAGGACGATGCACCGCCTATACAGCTTAAAAACAATGCATTTGTAGAGCCGTTTGAGGTAATAACGTCGCTCTACAGCCTGCCCCTTAATGATGAAATCGACCCGACTCCGGTTTTGACGCCGTTTTTCATACTTTTCTTCGGCATGATGATGGCAGATGCCGGGTATGGTTTGATTATGGGCATTGCTGCGGCGCTCATGCTTAAGTATACGAATATTGAAGGCAACATGAGAAAAATTGTAAAAGTGCTTTTATACTGTAGCCCTCCTACAGTTATATTCGGATTGCTGTATGGGAGCTTTTTTGGCGGAATAATTCCTCTTAAGCCTCTTTGGGTAAGTCCTGTAGACAATACCATGGAAGTTTTGATAGTATCGATCGCCTTGGGGCTCATACATATTTTTACGGGGCTTGGTGTCAAAGCATATGAGCTTATTAAGTCCGGACATATTCTTGACGCCGTATACGATGTGTTTTTCTGGTATGGACTTATCATAGGGCTTATCTGGATG
Encoded here:
- a CDS encoding V-type ATP synthase subunit I, which gives rise to MSMAIVKMKKITLAASVGSKDEILNVLLENGSVDIVDLKDADASLGEAGCFKDPPALREAEEEYNKIGLVCGFLKKYSNVKENLFTKKEILTLKEFKEAGSNAKWKEIYGKCASISKAMDENRSERTAAANKIGSYFGWENMDTDLSQLDSLRMTVYFIGTINARYIDELKTEVSTASDDAIVIEVSSRQKKINLFVLAHKDETGKISEILKKYGFAKTGIDLDMAPKEKIEYLESRVKELDRQYEDLAGQAFDLASNLKDMEKVYDFMASKLEKEKTISKLARTRETFVLEGWVPGCKADRIKSILKHKYPDALVILEEPAEDDAPPIQLKNNAFVEPFEVITSLYSLPLNDEIDPTPVLTPFFILFFGMMMADAGYGLIMGIAAALMLKYTNIEGNMRKIVKVLLYCSPPTVIFGLLYGSFFGGIIPLKPLWVSPVDNTMEVLIVSIALGLIHIFTGLGVKAYELIKSGHILDAVYDVFFWYGLIIGLIWMLLGGGQAAKIISAVSAVGLLLTQGRSNKTIMGKFFGGLYGLYGITSYLGDALSYSRLLALGLASGLIGWAFDLLINMLGSGVAAIVGGTLIFLVGHTFNLLVGGLGTFVHTCRLEYLEFFGKFYQGGGKAFNPLKINTKFIKLDTEK